The Psilocybe cubensis strain MGC-MH-2018 chromosome 7, whole genome shotgun sequence genome has a window encoding:
- a CDS encoding D-xylose 1-dehydrogenase (NADP(+)), translated as MAEITPLTFRWGIISTGNIAAAFVKDLLIDPKTRGVHDVVHKVASVGSRSVEKAKEFIDRLTGGDKSIKAFGTYEEVYADKDVDAIYIGTPHTYHYTNALDAIKAGKHVLCEKPVTCNAAELRALITAAREHNVFFMEAVWTRFQPLSLEVKRIAEEGSLGLPVLLHADLSGNFGIHDIPVTHRILDPNLGGGALLDLGPYPLFWAILALYENPANGFSAPTNISASMLNTPLTPVDSSTVFNLTFSASKLAAQASLSCSITLNALETGVTIRFEHGTILIHSPIYCPKSFKVQYLGKNGKVTKEETRNFDYVGGGWHFQADEVARCVRDGKKESALWGHDKSLLEMTVFDEVRRQGGYKFPEGVEKVVA; from the exons ATGGCTGAAATCACTCCTCTCACTTTTCGTTGGGGAATCATTTCAACAGGAAATATTGCTGCAGCGTTCGTTAAA GACTTGTTGATAGATCCAAAAAC CCGCGGTGTTCATGATGTTGTGCACAAAGTTGCCTCTGTTGGGTCTCGTTCCGTAGAGAAAGCCAAAGAATTCATCGACCGGTTAACTGGAGGAGACAAATCTATCAAAGCCTTTGGCACTTATGAGGAGGTATATGCGGACAAG GACGTCGATGCTATTTACATCG GTACTCCACATACCTACCACTATACGAATGCGTTGGATGCAATTAAGGCTGGAAAACACGTTCTCTGCGAGAAGCCTGTCACCTGTAATGCCGCTGAACTTCGAGCTTTGATAACTGCGGCAAGAGAACACAATGTTTTCTTCATGGAAGCTGTGTGGACTAGGTTCCAACCTCTTAGTCTTGAGGTCAAGAGGATCGCAGAGGAGGGAAGCCTCGGACTGCCTGTTCTGCTGCATGCTGATTTGTCTGGAAACTTCGGGATCCACG ACATCCCCGTCACCCATAGGATATTGGATCCGAATTTGGGCGGAGGGgctttgcttgattt AGGTCCTTACCCGCTCTTTTGG GCAATCCTCGCTCTCTACGAGAACCCGGCGAACGGCTTCTCTGCGCCAACAAACATCTCAGCAAGCATGCTCAACACACCTCTCACACCTGTCGACAGCAGTACGGTCTTCAATCTCACGTTCTCAGCTTCGAAACTGGCCGCGCAAGCCTCTCTCAGCTGTAGCATCACATTGAATGCTCTTGAGACAGGTGTCACTATCCGGTTTGAGCACGGTACCATCTTGATACACAGTCCCATCTACTGCCCGAAGTCATTCAAGGTACAGTATTTAGGAAAGAACGGTAAGGTCACGAAAGAGGAAACGCGAAACTTTGATTACGTGGGCGGGGGCTGGCACTTCCAGGCTGACGAGGTAGCAAGATGTGTCAGGGACGGGAAGAAGGAAAGTGCGCTTTGGGGACACGATAAGAGTCTGTTGGAGATGACTGTCTTTGATGAG GTCCGACGACAAGGAGGGTATAAGTTCCCAGAGGGCGTCGAGAAAGTTGTGGCTTGA
- a CDS encoding FAD-linked sulfhydryl oxidase ALR: MAAATENGKSDTSSSQSSMPPGMVMGPDGKPCKICTAFRNWKPGTTNYTEADSNRAAKTWPAPPNAQKNQKQQQQQQTAKGSQFAGFAALAAVPVASAVSTATETPNSEESTHLDAPGYRGDEPPPGCPPDVEQLGRATWTFLHTTAAYYPEKPNPTQRANMLMLLRSIPVLYPCTWCADDFGKDIEKNAPDVSGRTALSRWLCERHNEVNQKLGKEKFDCAKVDERWKDGPPDGRCD; the protein is encoded by the coding sequence atggCAGCAGCCACTGAGAACGGAAAATCAGACACGTCTTCCTCGCAGAGCAGCATGCCCCCAGGTATGGTTATGGGTCCTGACGGCAAACCCTGTAAAATTTGTACCGCATTTCGCAACTGGAAACCCGGAACCACCAACTACACGGAAGCAGATTCCAACAGAGCTGCCAAAACCTGGCCTGCACCACCCAATGCgcagaaaaatcaaaaacagcagcagcagcagcaaactGCCAAAGGGTCACAGTTTGCAGGCTTTGCAGCGCTAGCTGCCGTGCCCGTCGCGAGTGCTGTGAGCACGGCTACCGAAACGCCCAACTCTGAGGAGAGTACCCACCTCGATGCTCCAGGTTACCGCGGCGACGAGCCTCCTCCGGGTTGTCCACCAGATGTCGAGCAGCTCGGACGTGCAACCTGGACGTTCCTGCATACTACCGCCGCTTACTACCCCGAAAAGCCCAACCCCACCCAGCGCGCCAACATGTTGATGCTCTTGCGTTCTATTCCCGTGCTATACCCATGTACATGGTGCGCGGATGACTTTGGGAAGGACATTGAGAAGAATGCACCGGATGTCAGTGGACGTACTGCGCTAAGCAGGTGGCTTTGTGAGAGGCATAACGAGGTAAATCAGAAGTTGGGCAAGGAAAAATTTGATTGCGCCAAGGTGGATGAGAGATGGAAAGATGGCCCACCCGACGGGAGGTGTGACTAG
- a CDS encoding Zinc-regulated transporter 2, which translates to MSHSHSHTIHHPHDDLEDLNCGSGGGSDTLFNLRIASIFVILVGSSAGALFPVLAKRSTWLHVPKSVFDFAKYFGSGVIIATAFIHLLAPGLSALSSPCLSDAWKEYPYALALCLLSIFFIFIVELVAFRWGTGKLSKLGKSHGVFYPFNSCFYFLWLTEGKDAHGHSLGSHAAHGPEGTFKSSEAPPLKSESSSSDIESVKGNDHGHGFQDTLSTHIIGVGILEFGVILHSFLIGLTLAVDEGFKILFVVIVFHQTFEGLGIGSRLAYLDLPERFRWAPIAGAILYGLTTPLGIAIGLGVRQTYNPGSTTASIVSGVLDSLSAGVLTYTGLVELFAHEFLFNKEMMSASNGKLAYAVGSMCLGCALMALLGRWA; encoded by the exons ATGAGCCACTCACACTCCCATAccatccaccacccccaTGACGACCTCGAGGACCTCAATTGCGGCTCCGGGGGCGGCTCAGACACCCTTTTCAATCTTAGGATTGCTTCCATCTTCGTCATTCTCGTCGGTTCTTCTGCTGGCGCTCTTTTTCCCGTGCTTGCAAAGCGCTCAACATGGCTGCATGTCCCAAAAAGCGTCTTTGA CTTTGCGAAATACTTTGGTTCTGGGGTCATC ATTGCTACGGCTTTCATCCATCTATTAGCCCCAGGCCTTTCTGCACTATCAAGTCCCTGTTTATCTGACGCATGGAAGGAATAC CCTTATGCCCTGGCCCTTTGCCTCCTGAGCATcttctttatctttattgTAGAGCTTGTTGCCTTCCGCTGGGGGACTGGGAAACTCTCAAAGCTTGGGAAATCACACGGTGTGTTCTATCCTTTCAATTCATGCTTCTATTTCCTGTGGCTGACTGAGGGAAAAGATGCACATGGTCATAGCCTCGGCTCACACGCGGCACACGGTCCAGAGGGTACCTTCAAGTCTTCTGAAGCGCCACCTCTCAAGAGCGAGTCGAGCTCTTCTGACATCGAGAGCGTCAAAGGAAATGATCATGGTCATGGATTCCAAGACACGCTATCCACTCACATCATCGGTGTTGGCATCTTGGAATTTGGTGTTATATTGCATAG CTTTTTGATTGGTCTCACACTTGCTGTTGACGAAGGTTTTAAAATTTTGTTCGTCGTGATCGTCTTCCATC AAACATTTGAAGGATTGGGAATTGGTTCACGACTTGCGTATCTTGATCTCCCTGAACGATTCCGCTGGGCACCCATTGCAGGAGCCATTTTATATGGCCTCACCACTCCTCTCGGGATCGCTATTGGGCTTGGCGTCAGACAAACATATAATCCCGGTAGCACAACTGCCTCGATTGTCAGTGGTGTATTGGATTCATTAAGTGCAGGGGTTCTGACGTACACCGGGCTCGTGGAG CTCTTTGCACATGAATTCCTCTTTAATAAGGAAATGATGTCTGCATCGAACGGAAAATTGGCTTATGCAGTAGGCTCTATGTGCCTCGGATGTGCACTCATGGCACTACTGGGTCGTTGGGCCTAA
- a CDS encoding ATP-dependent RNA helicase dbp9 — translation MATSIMHITTILGASNYIDLPSLFELPIFKHTYEAEKAHCDLEDLEGFLSYWFPDPSNLVRAVIFFGNDTEAILCLSFVIAGSHIFTLYDSHTHSMTPRGPSFTVSKDIKFMIPFLRQRLQKRHLPDGSLTGEFLRNTRPSAFVLKQINRSLHIDVEDLMNSSASYIQSMGQKPWTSLEAVRPFLNDIVDHHALGRSRAHNGRGTHSAQCSDKALSNSSQHRRVQRGHRNKFAPEVDHSQFGWQMSLQNQASTFSSNHAVEHNNSAKIGDLLSDSVNEGNVPRYGKQSEFEWLTSLAQDHANNTDSLGSRQNNSCTAEESTKIEDTWEVQLMKQLQDEEEIAATFPHRTTSEYTWLVSLHKQIQAEERAKSQYGASSFSHLELDWQLAVQMQHGDQEDIPRIIVNYDGDNEVSLHAERSTIRSDLLHVPIPERRESGDQFRLLTFASPPALFPCSICGELLTHADKLGPSECGHGFCKDCLTQFTRTKIQEGRYPIFCPDCLADRAPTKYHIVREILDQLSLSSEEFGKLGELEVVSHAVSIECPRCKETMHVDRVEYSQHDIIICPLPVCLTLKVGESSGLDVPTGCGTPVQKESGCNHMTSLAISASAAAARFCLNMEPHLVDKKATFASFSHILDSRLLRALADSGFSRPTLVQAKAIPLALESRDILARARTGSGKTAAYCIPVVQKILSIKSNLTPEDENRQTTRALILVPTRELSEQVSTSLKGLISYCDKDITVCNVAAGTTSHLQRTLLSDKPDILISTPSRALILLQAKTISLSALESLVIDEADLILSYGHDEDVRAIFSGGYLPKVYQSFLMSATMTEDVELLKGLALRNPAILKLEEGEDEAALLSQYSVRCSEVDKFLLIYVILKLKLIRGKCIIFVNDVDRSYRLKLFLEQFSIKTCVLNSELPLNSRYHVVQEFNKGVYDYIIATDESGASGEYDTEDEEEADELDNEEEFTSTQREPVEELSPEPSSSKPETNKRRRESSPPSGRPRKRDRKDKGKAKEYGVTRGVDFVDVACVVNFDLPTSSRSYTHRVGRTARAGRTGMSLSFVVPKDQWGKNKVVGCLPSAEKDEVVFNKIEREQGARGSKIKEYKFDMKQVEAFRYRMEDALRSVTKAAIREARVKELKTEILNSDKLKAHFEDNPLDLEFLRHDKPLHPTRVQPHMKHVPKYLLPRIAPVPGAEAEGDEGKAKSFVPFKKDPMRGKGRGRGRGGRGGGPSGRGGKKKSDPLKKFGK, via the exons ATGGCTACT TCGATCATGCACATTACGACGATTTTGGGCGCATCTAACTATATTGATTTACCAAGTCTTTTCGAGCTTCCCATCTTTAAGCACACATACGAAGCCGAGAAAGCACATTGTGACCTCGAAGATCTAGAGGGGTTTCTATC ATACTGGTTTCCCGACCCATCAAATCTTGTCCGGGCTGTCATCTTCTTCGGTAACGATACAGAAGCAATTTTGTGTCTGAGTTTTGTGATAGCTGGGTCGCACATATTCACATTATATGATTCGCACACACATTCCATGACCCCCAGAGGGCCCTCATTCACGGTGTCTAAAGACATCAAATTTATGATACCCTTTCTGCGCCAACGACTACAAAAACGGCATCTTCCAGATGGTTCTCTTACAGGCGAATTTTTACGGAACACGCGCCCATCTGCATTCGTTTTAAAGCAGATCAATAGGTCACTACATATCGATGTCGAAGACCTGATGAACAGCAGTGCATCGTATATACAGAGCATGGGACAGAAGCCATGGACTTCTCTCGAGGCAGTCCGGCCTTTTCTCAATGACATAGTGGACCATCATGCTCTGGGTCGTTCCCGAGCACATAATGGAAGGGGAACACATTCGGCACAGTGCTCAGACAAAGCCTTATCTAACAGTAGCCAGCACCGTCGAGTTCAACGAGGACATCGCAATAAATTTGCGCCCGAAGTAGATCATTCTCAATTTGGATGGCAGATGTCGCTCCAAAATCAAGCATCGACCTTCTCAAGTAACCATGCTGTGGAACATAACAATTCTGCAAAAATAGGAGACTTGTTATCAGACTCTGTAAATGAGGGCAATGTACCGCGATACGGGAAACAGTCCGAGTTCGAGTGGTTGACCTCACTTGCGCAAGATCATGCAAACAACACGGATAGCCTAGGGTCTCGTCAGAATAATTCATGTACTGCCGAAgaatcaacaaaaatagaAGACACATGGGAAGTCCAGCTCATGAAACAACTacaagacgaagaagagataGCCGCCACCTTCCCTCATCGCACAACTTCCGAATATACCTGGCTTGTCTCTCTACATAAACAGATTCAAGCAGAAGAAAGGGCTAAGTCACAATATGGGGCGTCATCTTTTTCCCATTTAGAACTCGATTGGCAATTGGCCGTGCAAATGCAGCATGGAGACCAAGAAGACATTCCGCGTATCATTGTCAATTATGACGGAGATAACGAAGTTTCTCTGCATGCTGAAAGGTCAACCATTCGGTCTGATCTTTTACATGTACCTATTCCCGAGAGGAGGGAATCCGGGGACCAATTTCGATTACTTACATTTGCATCCCCTCCCGCACTGTTTCCCTGTAGCATCTGTGGTGAACTCCTCACTCATGCTGACAAATTAGGTCCTTCAGAGTGCGGGCACGGTTTTTGTAAAGATTGTTTGACCCAATTTACTCGGACAAAAATTCAAGAAGGTCGTTATCCTATATTCTGTCCAGACTGCCTCGCTGATCGTGCGCCGACCAAGTATC ATATCGTCAGGGAAATACTAGATCAATTAAGCCTTTCTTCTGAAGAGTTTGGCAAACTGGGCGAACTTGAAGTGGTCTCCCATGCAGTCTCTATAGAGTGTCCAAG ATGCAAGGAAACCATGCACGTAGATCGTGTTGAATATAGCCAACATGACATCATCATCTGCCCTCTCCCA GTTTGTCTTACCCTCAAAGTCGGCGAGAGCTCGGGCCTTGATGTACCTACAGGATGTGGAACCCCCGTACAGAAGGAGTCTGGCTGCAACCACATGACG tCCTTGGCCATCAGCGCTtcagctgctgctgctcgtTTCTGCTTAAATATGGAGCCTCATCTGGTCGACAAAAAAGCGACCTTCGCGTCGTTTTCCCACATCCTCGACTCTCGTTTACTGCGTGCATTAGCGGACTCGGGCTTTTCCAGACCCACCCTTGTCCAAGCCAAAGCGATTCCCCTTGCTCTTGAAAGTCGCGACATCCTTGCCCGCGCCCGTACAGGCAGTGGAAAGACAGCTGCCTATTGCATACCTGTCGTGCAGAAGATTCTAAGCATTAAAAGT AATTTGACACCGGAAGATGAGAATCGGCAAACTACCAGGGCACTAATTCTTGTTCCTACGAGGGAGCTCTCCGAACAAGTTTCAACTTCGCTGAAAGGGCTGATTTCGTACTGCGATAAGGATATTACTGTTTGCAATGTGGCGGCTGGGACTACATCGCACTTACAACG GACCCTCCTTTCAGACAAACCAGATATTCTGATATCCACACCTTCACGGGCTTTGATTCTTTTACAAGCCAAAACCATTTCGCTTTCTGCCTTGGAATCCCTGGTCATCGACGAAGCTGATCTCATCCTGTCGTACGGACATGATGAAGACGTTCGAGCCATCTTCAGCGGTGGCTATCTTCCTAAAGTATATCAATCATTTTTGATGAGCGCTACTATGACGGAAGATGTTGAGCTGTTGAAAGGTCTTGCTCTTCGGAACCCT GCTATATTGAAATtagaagaaggagaggacGAAGCAGCTCTGCTTAGTCAATATTCAGTCAG ATGCTCTGAAGTCGACAAATTTCTTCTTATCTATGTCATCCTGAAGCTGAAACTTATCAGAGGCAAATGTATCATCTTTGTGAATGATGTAGACCGGAGTTACCGTCTAAAACTGTTCTTGGAGCAATTTTCAATCAAAACTTGTGTTTTGAATTCAGAACTTCCTCTAAACTCTAG ATATCATGTTGTGCAGGAATTTAATAAAGGTGTCTATGACTATATCATTGCTACGGATGAGAGCGGCGCTAGTGGCGAATATGAtactgaagatgaagaggaggctgACGAACTAGATAATGAGGAAGAAT TCACTTCGACTCAACGTGAACCGGTGGAGGAATTATCTCCAGAGCCTAGTTCATCCAAACCTGAAACCAACAAGCGGCGACGCGAATCTTCACCACCGTCAGGCAGACCAAGAAAACGCGATCGTAAAGACAAGGGGAAGGCTAAGGAATATGGGGTAACTCGCGGTGTTGACTTCGTCGACGTTGCATGTGTTGTCAACTTTGATCTGCCGACCTCTTCACGGTCATACACACACAGAGTCGGTCGTACAGCTCGTGCCGGCCGTACAGGGATGTCTCTATCCTTTGTAGTTCCCAAGGACCAGTGGGGGAAAAACAAAGTTGTGGGATGTCTGCCGAGCGCGGAGAAAGATGAAGTGGTGTTCAATAAGATAGAGAGGGAGCAAGGCGCCAGAGGAAGCAAAATTAAGGAGTATAAGTTTGATATGAAGCAAGTGGAGGCATTTAGGTATCGCATGGAAGATGCTCTACGGAGTGTTACAAAGGCTGCTATTCGCGAGGCACGGGTGAAGGAGCTGAAGACAGAAATATTGAATTCCGATAAACTTAAA GCCCATTTCGAAGATAACCCGCTGGATCTCGAGTTCTTACGCCATGACAAACCTTTACACCCAACACGAGTGCAGCCACATATGAAGCATGTTCCCAAATATTTGTTGCCCCGCATCGCACCCGTACCTGgtgctgaagctgaagggGACGAGGGCAAAGCAAAATCATTTGTGCCATTTAAAAAGGACCCAATGCGCGGGAAAGGTCGGGGCAGAGGTCGAGGTGGACGCGGTGGAGGGCCTAGTGGACGTGGAGGGAAGAAAAAGTCCGACcctttgaaaaagtttggAAAATAG
- a CDS encoding Glycerol kinase yields MAALKTGQFIGALDCGTTSVRFIVFDQHAEIIAQHQLEFPQYYPHPGWHEHDPVEIQQHADQCIEGAISELEKAGWSKDSVKAIGITNQRETTVSWSRKTGKPLCRAIVWTDSRTKNTVAHYEAKLQSTGIQVSPGVWKKGAEGIEALRSITGLPLSTYFSGIKLRWMIDNYPEVQKAHEADDLLFGTVESWVAYNLLGGVEKNIHIGEVTNASRTLLLNMSTLQWEDSLLEFFGFRKSILPKLVSTSEIYGDIAYGPLKGVPIGGLVGDQQAALIGNKCLKQGEAKCTYGTGAFLLFCTGGEIVKSDHGLLSTVAYQAGPDAKPVYALEGSIAVAGSAIKWLRDTMKIINSAGEINTLAAKESDSGGLYFVTAFSGLLAPYWDPGAAGTLIGISQYTNPSHIARATLEANAFQTRAVIESMKLDSGSDLKHLKVDGGMTNGDLAMEILADLGGFEVVRPEMRESTALGAALCAGAAIKAFGWDLSNPETLAQVNTKGTRVFTPAAETEERESKWKFWQKAVERSRGWDEGIDA; encoded by the exons ATGGCTGCATTGAAGACAGGTCAATTCATTGGTGCTCTTGACTGCGGCACAAC TTCAGTCAGGTTCATTGTATTTGACCAACATGCCGAGATCATTGCTCAACATCAGCTCGAATTTCCCCAGTACTACCCACACCCCGG ATGGCACGAGCACGACCCTGTAGAGATTCAACAGCATGCAGATCAATGTATTGAAGGCGCCATCTCCGAGCTGGAGAAGGCTGGTTGGTCGAAGGACAGCGTGAAGGCGATCG GTATCACCAATCAACGCGAGACTACCGTTTCTTGGAGCCGTAAGACCGGAAAGCCCTTGTGCAGAGCTATTGTTTGGACAGATTCCCGCACGAAGAATACCGTTGCACACTATGAAGCCAAGCTCCAGTCTACTGGCATACAAGTTTCCCCCGGTGTATGGAAGAAGGGTGCTGAAGGCATTGAAGCTTTGCGGAGCAT CACCGGTCTTCCTCTTTCAACCTACTTCTCTGGCATCAAATTGCGATGGATGATTGACAACTACCCTGAAGTACAAAAGGCTCATGAAGCAGATGACCTCCTCTTCGGCACGGTTGAGTCCTGGGTCGCATAT AACCTCTTGGGTGGTGTCGAGAAGAATATTCATATTGGCGAGGTCACGAACGCGTCGCGTACTCTGCTTTTGAACATGTCAACGCTCCAATGGGAAGATTCTCTTTTGGAATTCTTTGGATTCCGCAAGTCTATCTTGCCCAAGCTTGTGTCGACCTCTGAGATCTATGGCGATATTGCATACGGCCCGCTGAAGGGTGTTCCCATTGGTGGTCTTGTTGGGGATCAACAAGCGGCTTTGATTGGAAACAAATGCTTGAAACAGGGAGAGGCTAAGTGTACCTATGGAACCGGCGCCTTTTTGCTCTTTTGCACAGGGGGAGAGATTGTCAAAAGTGATCATGGGTTGCTCAGCACA GTTGCATACCAAGCAGGACCCGACGCAAAGCCAGTCTATGCCCTGGAGGGAAGTA TTGCCGTCGCTGGGAGCGCAATCAAATGGCTAAGGGACACTATGAAAATTATAAACTCTGCTGGTGAAATTAACACGCTCGCTGCCAAAGAGTCAGATTCTGGCGGCCTTTATTTTGTCACTGCGTTCTCTGGTCTCCTCGCACCTTACTGGGATCCTGGCGCGGCTGGCACTCTCATCGGCATTTCGCAATATACAAATCCATCTCATATAGCGCGCGCTACCCTCGAGGCTAATGCATTCCAGACACGCGCAGTAATTGAGAGCATGAAGCTCGACTCTGGTAGCGATCTCAAGCACCTGAAGGTTGATGGAGGCATGACCAACGGTGACCTTGCCATGGAAATCCTTGCTGATCTCGGTGGATTCGAGGTCGTTCGACCTGAAATGAGAGA ATCTACGGCTCTGGGTGCTGCCCTTTGCGCGGGAGCTGCTATAAAAGCATTTGGCTGGGATTTGTCCAACCCTGAAACACTTGCTCAAGTCAACACCAAAGGCACCCGTGTGTTTACTCCCGCAGCTGAGACGGAAGAGAGGGAAAGCAAATGGAAATTTTGGCAAAAAGCTGTCGAAAGATCCAGGGGTTGGGACGAAGGGATCGATGCTTAA
- a CDS encoding Mannosyl-oligosaccharide alpha-1,2-mannosidase IA, translating to MSIKVHLDAEWRNWLRLSHTRPMLRNLIYGAILFLTVYTLFNLSSLKTSQFSIFPGTKDSGEVVSAEVWSSRADQVKQAFRHAYSGYVRYAAPADELAPLRNSGINVFNGWGATAFDSLDTMLLMGLDDEYKHALDIVKKADLSRAEPHFVPFFETVIRYLGGLLSAYALSKDVILLDKAEELVRRLDPIFETPTGMPYFSVNPKTGEHWGPDIGILAEIASLQLEYAYLAKLTGKVEHYNRSEAVMKALSSADLRYTSDIRATTYIITNLLYLSPTRNLLYVTDAIAGSYNQQDTPSHIQEHLSCFFPGLLALGAHTLPLDNLAGMGVDFEALANTDSYGLGGQGYAKIRGYNLKELHMWAAKGLGQTCWATYADQPTGLGPEEILMQIRTGQKTWMAAGGTWSQKPVSYLWIDAVEKWRQSGGKGVLPGLADPKPVLTSTGRDYTMRKSSYLLRPETIESMYLLWKVSGDVKWRMRGWRVFEAIERETKTASGYASVVSVDMAGGSKRDSMPSYFLAETLKYLYLMFRDDDPISLDEWVFNTEAHPFPVFKWTAEERARFNV from the exons ATGAGCATCAAGGTCCATTTGGATGCGGAATGGCGCAACTGGCTTCGCCTAAGTCACACTCGACCCATGTTGCGGAACCTGATCTATGGCGCCATACTATTTCTGACTGTCTACACGCTGTTCAACCTGTCTTCCCTCAAAACTTCACAATTTTCTATTTTTCCAGGCACCAAAGATTCTGGAGAAGTAGTCTCTGCCGAGGTTTGGAGCAGTCGTGCCGACCAAGTGAAACAGGCGTTTAGACACGCTTACAGTGGGTACGTTCGATATGCTGCCCCAGCGGACGAGTTGGCGCCTCTCAGAAATTCAGGAATCAATGT GTTTAACGGATGGGGTGCAACAGCCTTCGACTCTCTCGATACCATGCTTTTGATGGGTCTCGATGATGAATATAAACATGCACTGGATATCGTGAAGAAGGCAGATCTCTCCAGAGCGGAG CCCCATTTCGTTCCCTTTTTCGAAACTGTAATCAGATACCTTGGCGGATTGCTTTCGGCATATGCTTTGTCAAAGGATGTAATACTACTTGATAAAGCCGAAGAGCTCGTCAGGAGACTGGATCCTATTTTTGAAACTCCAACTGGTATGCCTTATTTCTCTGTGAACCCCAAGAC GGGAGAACATTGGGGGCCAGATATTGGAATTCTTGCTGAAATTGCTAGCTTACAGCTGGAGTATGCGTATTTGGCAAAGTTGACTGGGAAGGTCGAACATTATAATCGA TCTGAGGCTGTCATGAAAGCTCTGAGCTCTGCAGACCTGAGGTATACCTCTG ATATTCGAGCTACCACCTATATCATCACTAATTTACTCTACCTCTCGCCTACGCGAAATTTACTCTACGTTACCGACGCCATAGCAGGCTCCTATAATCAACAAGACACACCTAGCCATATACAGGAACATCTTTCATGTTTCTTTCCTGGATTACTCGCCCTCGGGGCTCATACCTTACCTCTTGATAATCTGGCCGGAATGGGAGTCGATTTTGAAGCTTTGGCCAACACAGACAGCTATGGGCTAGGAGGGCAAGGATACGCAAAGATCCGAGGATACAATCTCAAAGAACTACACATGTGGGCGGCTAAAGGGCTAGGTCAGACATGTTGGGCCACATATGCTGACCAGCCGACAGGGCTAGGTCCCGAAGAGATCCTCATGCAAATAAGAACTGGCCAGAAGACATGGATGGCGGCGGGGGGCACATGGTCGCAAAAACCGGTTAGCTATCTGTGGATCGACGCGGTGGAGAAATGGAGACAAAGTGGAGGGAAAGGGGTGCTTCCTGGGTTAGCGGACCCGAAACCGGTCCTCACCAGCACGGGGAGGGATTACACGATGAGGAAATCGTCATATCTGCTTCGCCCAGAG ACAATTGAATCAATGTATCTGTTGTGGAAGGTAAGCGGGGATGTGAAATGGAGAATGCGGGGTTGGAGAGTGTTCGAGGCGATCGAACGCGAGACTAAAACGGCGAGTGGGTATGCGAGCGTTGTGTCAGTTGACATGGCTGGAGGGTCAAAGAGGGACAGTATGCCAAG TTATTTCCTGGCAGAAAC GCTGAAATACTTGTACTTGATGTTTCGGGATGATGACCCAATTTCTCTCGATGAGTGGGTGTTCAACACCGAAGCCCACCCGTTTCCTGTATTTAAATGGACTGCTGAGGAGAGGGCGCGGTTTAATGTGTAG